The Nocardia sp. NBC_00508 nucleotide sequence TCCCGTCGGGTAGCCGACGTCCCGATGTCAACGGGACAACTGATTTCGTGAGCACGTGGGTAACTTGTTGAGAACCCCAAGAACTCGAGCGGCCCCCAACGCGGGACCCGAACGCAAATCCACCCGCCACCTCACTGGTACGGCCTGAATATGCGGAGAGGCGGGGGAGCGGCTACCATGGCTCGTCGACTACGCACTCGGGGTGAAAGGCGATGCGCCGTGGTTACGTACAACACCGGACAGTTCCGAATCGAGGCGGAAGCCGAACCCATCGAGAGCGTGGCGTGGCTGGCCGAATTCACCGAGCAGTACATCGCGGGCTGGAACAGCGGGGACCCGGCGGCCGTCGCGAAATGCGCGACCGAGGACACCATCTGGCACGATCCGTCCCTGTCCGAGCCGGCGCACGGTCGCGCGGGAGTCGAGAAGTTCGTCGCCGACACGGTGCGCTCGTTCCCGGACGTGGCCTACGCCAACCCGTTTCCGCCGGTGCTCGCCGCGGACAACCGGCTCGCCCTCGTGCCGTGGCGGATGACCGGTACGCATCTCGGTCCGATCGACCCACCAGGGTTCGCCGCCACCGGCAAGAAGCTCGACCTGCTCGTGGTGGATCTCTGGCAGTTCCGCTCCGGGCTGATCTGGCGCAGCCAGGCCAGCTGGGATCTGCAGGAGATGCTGCTCCAACTGGGCCTGATGCCGCCGCGCGGCAGCGCCGCCGAACGCGCTATGGCGCGCGCCCAGCGGGTCAGGTCCCGGTTGCCGTTCTGAGCCGGGGCCGGATCAGTCGCCGGGTTCGGCGGTGAACCGCTCCATCGCCACGAGGACCGCGGCGCCGACGGTCTCCAGTTCGGCGCCCATACCGACGAGCAGATGCACGATGGCGGGGACCAGCACCTCGAGGAGACCGTCGTCGCCCAGGTGTCCGGCCATCTCCAGCTGGACGAAGCCGAACAGGCCCATCCACAGCTGTGCGGCCGCCGAACGGATGTCGGGGCAATTGATCAGCCCCGCGCCCTGCGCTCGCCGCACCGCGCCGACCACGTGATCGAACGTTTCCTGGTAGTGCTCGAACTCCGAATCATGCCCGGCCACGAGCACATTGCCTCGGTTGATCTTCATGTCGATGCGCGTTCCGGTGCCGAACATCAGCTGGAACAGCTCCGGCCCGCGCTGTGCCTCGTCACGGAACACCAGGCCGAGGACCAGCAGATCGGCGATCGGCTCGTCGGTCACTCCCGCCGCGGTCATGCGGTCGGCCAGCTGCGCGAAGCCCGCGGAACCCGCGGCGCGGATCAGGCCCGGCATGCCGCCGAAATTGGAGTACACCGCCATGGTGGAGACTCCGCACATGCGCGACACCCGGCGGACGGTGAGGGCGTGCAACCCCTCGGTCGACACCACCTCCACGGTCGCGTCGATCAGGCGATCGCGCAGCGCGGTGCTCATCGCGTCGGGCGCGGCGGTCGGGCGCACGGCTAATTCGGTCATTCCGGCAGTTTGTTTGCTCATCGCTTCCGATTCCCCACCACGGTCAGGCCGCGACGCATAGGTCTTCTAGGTTGCTGTGCGGTCGGCCACGGCGTCGAAGCAGGACCGGCGGAACGACTTCGGCGCCGATCGATGCACCATCGACTCGCTCGGTCCGGGACGCTGATCGTGGTTCATCGCGCACAGATATCTCCGTCCTTGCCGCACGAACTGGCGGGCAGAGCGTGAAATGGGTCCGCGTTCGCGGGCTACGAGAAGCGGGCGCACCCGCCGGGAGGTGCGTGTCGGAGGTGAGTGTCGTCACTGAGACTGTATGTGATAGAGCGTAACACTCTCGGCCGTTGCGCCAAATGTTTTGCGTCCTTTCCGAATTCGCTCTCCAGCGCTTCGCTGTGGCAGCTGACGATCGAGACGCCGCGGTCCTGGGGTCGGTGACAAGCGGTCTCCGTCTCAACCCGGCGAATGGCAGAGGATGTCTCGGATCGGACAAATCAGACATGCGCTCGACGGGCGGGTTAGCGGATCGCGTACTTGTCAAGATCGACCTCGGGCTAGCTGGTGCGGAGCGAGCCGCCACCCGGATCCGTGCGTGGTGCGGATCCGAGCGGGCGAAATCGCCAGGGCAGGATGACGCGCCTCGGTAGCCGGCTGCTGCCGGTTCTCTATGCGGGCGGTCACTGACACCCGGCAACGGTATCGTCCACAGGGGACAGTTTCGAGGGTGGGAGGTCCATCGATGTTGTCACCGATTCCGGGAGTCATCGCCTGGCCTGCGATCGGCCTCGTCGCCGCGGTGCTCGCGGGCCGGTCGGTGGTCGTGCGCGACACCGTCGTCGATCAGTTGGTCAACCGGCTGTTCCTGTGGGGTTTGCTGAGCTTGCTGCTGTACCGCTGCGACATGACGCCCGGTGTCGCGAGCCTGGCCCATCAGCTGGCGCTCGGCTGCACGGTGATGTCGTCGATGTGCCTGCAAGGGATCGTCCGTGTCTGGGCCTTCGACGCGGACCCGGTAGCGGTCTGGCGCAGGCACCGCGTCTGCGCTCTGCTCGCCGCCGGATGCGCTGCCACGATCCTGCTGGCGGGCACGTCGGCGCGCCGCGAAGGACGACTGGTCGACCTGACCGCGAGCCCAGGGGACATCGTGGTGTGGACCGCGTTCGGCTTGCCGCTGCTCTTGAACACCTCGCTGCTGGCCCGGATGTGCCTGCGGGAGCTGCGGTCCGGTGGGATAGGCGTGGAGGGAAAGCTGGTCTCCGGCGTAATGGCATGGGCAGCAACTCTCTTCGGCGCCAATCTGGCGCTGTCGCTGGTGCAGGCGGTCACCGGGTGGCAGGGCGGGGGAACGCACCTGACCAGGGTTGAAGCGACGGTCACCGTGTGCCTGGTACTCGACGCGATGTTCACTGCCATTCCGCTGGTGAGGACGCTGCTCGCCGCGGCGGAGCTCGACCGTGCCGGGCGATCCTGCCGCAGGTTGCGCCCGCTGTGGCGAGATCTCACCGCGGCGGTTCCCGAGATCGTCCTGCCTCCCGTCCCGGAAGAACGCACCGACGCGTCGTCCCGGCTGATGCGGATGACCGTAGAGATCCAGGACGCCCTGTTGCACCTCGGTCGCTACGCTCCGGCCACGGTCGGCCCGGCCGGGTCGGGCTGTCCGCTGACCGACTACGCACACCAAGTGGCGCAGGCGACACGCGCGCGGAAGTCGGGGTCCGCGCGGGTCGGATCGGCCCCGGCCCGGTTGCCCGTGCCCGCGACGGATTTCGACGCCGGACTGCGGCAACTGCTCGCGCTCGCCCGGGTGTGGCCCACCGCCCGCGCCGGCCTCGTCGGCGTCTAGAGCACTGCTTGGGTCTGGGTGACCTTCGCGACCAGCTTGTCCGCGTCATCGCGGATCACCGTCTCGACCACGATGAACGAGCGTCCGGCATGCAGCGGAATCGCGGACGCCGTGGCGTAGCCGGAGCGCACGGCACGCAGGAAGTTCGTCTTCGACTCGACCGTGGTGGTGCCCTGCTTGCCTTCGGGCAGGTTCAGGAACGCGCACACCGCACCGGTCGCGTCGGCAAGCGACATCAGCACCCCGCCGTGCAGGACGCCACCGAGGGTGCACAGCGACTCGTCCCAGGCCAGCCGGCTGCATACCAGCTCGGGTCCCTGCGCGAGCACCTCGATGCCGAGGCGCTCGGTGAACGGCATGGTCCGGTGGAAGAGCGCGGTGCCCGTCTCGTCGATCATGAGCGCGATCCTGCCCGACGCGGTGTCCGGCGTCGATTACGTCGTCGGTAATCGGATGCCCGCGCACGTTGTGCAACGGAGACCCTGGCATCGGTTCGGTATCGGTCCCCGCGCGCTGAAACGCTTCGCCGTGCGCGCGGGTATCTGGACATGAACCCGATGAACAGGAGAACGCGATGACCGACCTCCAGCCGTTCTATCGGCAAGTGCAAACGCACTACGACGTCTCCGATGCGTTCTACGCGCTTTTCCTCGATCCCTCGATGACTTACAGCTGTGCCTATTTCGAGCACCAGGACATGACGCTGGAACAAGCGCAGTACGCCAAGATCGACCTCGCGCTGGGAAAGCTCGACCTGCGACCGGGAATGACGCTGCTCGACATCGGCTGCGGCTGGGGCGCGACGATGGTGCGCGCCGCCACCGAGTACGGCGCCAAGGTCGTCGGGTTCACCCTCAGCCGCAACCAGTACGACTACGTCCAGTCCATGATCGACCGGCAGCGCCTCGCGCACGCCGAGGTCCGGCTACAGGGCTGGGAGGAATACGACGGCGATGCCGACCGGATCGTCAGCATCGGCGCGTTCGAGCATTTCCGGCGCGAGCGCTATGCGACGTTCTTCGAACGGTGTCATCGGATGCTCCCGCCGGGCGGGCGGATGCTTCTGCACACCATCGTCGGCTACACACTGGACGACCTCCGTCGCATGAATATCCCTGTGACCAGAGAACATGCGCTGTTTCACATCTTCATCAAGCGGGAGATCTTCCCGGGCGGCCAGCTGCCGCAGCCCGCCGAGGTGACCCGGGTCGCCGGACGCGCCGGATTCGGCACGGAGAAGATCCAGGAACTGCGACCGCACTACGCGCGCACCCTCGACTTCTGGGCACAGGCGCTGCGCGAGCGTCGTGCCGAGGCGATCGCGATCGCTTCCGAGGAGGTCTACGAGCGGTATCTGAAGTACCTCACCGGCTGCGCGGCGAACTTCCGTAGCGGGCACATCGACGTCATGCAGTTCACCTTGGTGAAGGAAGGCGCCGCCCGATAGCCGACAACCGGTTCAGCCGCCGAACGATCCGGTATGGGGCCGCGGCGGCAGCAGCCGCCACGGACCGCAGTTCTCCGTCTTGAATGCGACGTCGGTCGGCTTGATCTCCACTCGGACCGGGCTGAGCCGGGTGAAGTTGTTGGCGAGGATGTTCTGCATGTTCGTGTTGTCGCCTTCGACTTTCCACAGCCTGCGCCAGTCGCAACCGAAGGCCGGATCGGGCGTGCCAGGCGCCTCCCAGACGCCGGGAAGAATGTCGACGCCGACCAGGTAGACGCCGTCCTGCGGCATGGTGTTCGCGGGTTCGGCCGCCGCCGTTCCCGCGGCGACCAGGGTTAATGCGGAGGTCACGGCCCCCGCGAATAGAAGCGCGCTTGCACGCATAACGGTGTTCTCCTCGACTGTGCTACCGCCGCGTCGCGGCTGTCGTTCTTCCGCCGTCGCGGCCGACCTGGGAGATCCCCGCATCTCCGCGGCCAGACTTACCAGAACAGACCCGATGGTGTGCCGGAATTCGCGGATTCCTGTGCTGTCGAACAACACCGCACCGAATCGCGCGCGATGTTGTCATCGGATCGAGGCGCCGCGATATCCCCTACATGAAGTGTGCTCGGCGTGCCCGCGGCCTCGGCCGGTCGGCGCCATGCGGTATGCGATGTGCGCGATTGTGCACCGACGACGGGCTCGCCGCGGTGCTCACCGCCGACCGGGCGTTGTTGCACTGGCGAGCCGTGCAAGCCCTCGGCGACCGCGGTCTGGCCGAACACGCCGTGCAGGAGACGTTGCTGCGCGCCTGGCGCTCGTGCGCGCGGTTCGACGAAGACAGGGGCGCCCTCCGAACCTGGCTGCTGGCGATCCACCGCAACGTCGTCGTCGACATGAGCCGCGCCCGTGCCGCGCGACCGGGCGATTCCGGCTGGGACGAACTCGGTGAACTGGTCGACTCCCGCCACGCGCACCCGGACTTCTCCGACGGTCTGGTCGACGGCATGCTGGTGGCCCAGCTATTGGCGCTGCTGCCCGCCTCGCAGCGGGCGGCCGTCACCGAAGTCATCCTGCGCGACCGCGCCTACCAGGAGGTTGCGGATGAATTCGGCGTGCCGGTCGGCACCGTGAAGACTCGGGTGCACTACGCTCTGCGATCTCTGCGCAAACTGCCCCAGTGCGCCTGACGGCGCGGCGCGGCGCGCGCTGTAACACTTCGATAACGCGCCTTGCTTGCTGAGACAGGTGTTGCCAGAGTGAACCGTGGGTTTGGTGTTACAAGTGGGAAGGGAGGGGTGCCCCGTCCCGGGGCGCCGACCGCACTATGAAGCCAAGCATCATCAAGGCCGGTATCTGTACCGCCGTCACGGCCGCGGTAACGATGACGGTGTCCGGAACGCTCCCGGTCACCGCGCAGGCTGTACCGACATCGCCGGATCTGGCGAACAAGCTCGCAGGCAGAACCGTATTCCTCGACCCGGGACACCAGGGGTCGAGCCACTCCGAAAACCTTGCCAGACCGGTCAGCGACGGTCGCGGCGGCACGAAGGACTGTCAGACCACCGGGATGGCCACGATGAACGGCATTCCGGAACACACCATCAACTGGAACGTCACCCAGTTGGTCAGAACCGCGCTGGAGGGCATGGGCGCGCGCGTTGTGCTGAGCCGCCCGGACGACACGGGCTGGGGTGGCTGCATCGATGACCGGGCGAACGCGGCGACTCAGTCCGGCGCCACCGTGGCGGTGAGTATCCATGCCGACAGCGCGCCCGGGGAGTATCGCGGGTTCCACCTGATCGTCCCGGAACTGCCCGTCCCGAACCCGATCGTCAATGAGGTCCAGTCCGGAGCAGGACTCGCGGCGTCGAAGGCGGTGCGGGACGCGTATCGGCAGGCGGGCTTCGTCTCGGCGAACTACGGC carries:
- a CDS encoding ester cyclase; the protein is MVTYNTGQFRIEAEAEPIESVAWLAEFTEQYIAGWNSGDPAAVAKCATEDTIWHDPSLSEPAHGRAGVEKFVADTVRSFPDVAYANPFPPVLAADNRLALVPWRMTGTHLGPIDPPGFAATGKKLDLLVVDLWQFRSGLIWRSQASWDLQEMLLQLGLMPPRGSAAERAMARAQRVRSRLPF
- a CDS encoding TetR/AcrR family transcriptional regulator yields the protein MTELAVRPTAAPDAMSTALRDRLIDATVEVVSTEGLHALTVRRVSRMCGVSTMAVYSNFGGMPGLIRAAGSAGFAQLADRMTAAGVTDEPIADLLVLGLVFRDEAQRGPELFQLMFGTGTRIDMKINRGNVLVAGHDSEFEHYQETFDHVVGAVRRAQGAGLINCPDIRSAAAQLWMGLFGFVQLEMAGHLGDDGLLEVLVPAIVHLLVGMGAELETVGAAVLVAMERFTAEPGD
- a CDS encoding MAB_1171c family putative transporter; the protein is MLSPIPGVIAWPAIGLVAAVLAGRSVVVRDTVVDQLVNRLFLWGLLSLLLYRCDMTPGVASLAHQLALGCTVMSSMCLQGIVRVWAFDADPVAVWRRHRVCALLAAGCAATILLAGTSARREGRLVDLTASPGDIVVWTAFGLPLLLNTSLLARMCLRELRSGGIGVEGKLVSGVMAWAATLFGANLALSLVQAVTGWQGGGTHLTRVEATVTVCLVLDAMFTAIPLVRTLLAAAELDRAGRSCRRLRPLWRDLTAAVPEIVLPPVPEERTDASSRLMRMTVEIQDALLHLGRYAPATVGPAGSGCPLTDYAHQVAQATRARKSGSARVGSAPARLPVPATDFDAGLRQLLALARVWPTARAGLVGV
- a CDS encoding PaaI family thioesterase gives rise to the protein MIDETGTALFHRTMPFTERLGIEVLAQGPELVCSRLAWDESLCTLGGVLHGGVLMSLADATGAVCAFLNLPEGKQGTTTVESKTNFLRAVRSGYATASAIPLHAGRSFIVVETVIRDDADKLVAKVTQTQAVL
- a CDS encoding cyclopropane mycolic acid synthase family methyltransferase, translating into MTDLQPFYRQVQTHYDVSDAFYALFLDPSMTYSCAYFEHQDMTLEQAQYAKIDLALGKLDLRPGMTLLDIGCGWGATMVRAATEYGAKVVGFTLSRNQYDYVQSMIDRQRLAHAEVRLQGWEEYDGDADRIVSIGAFEHFRRERYATFFERCHRMLPPGGRMLLHTIVGYTLDDLRRMNIPVTREHALFHIFIKREIFPGGQLPQPAEVTRVAGRAGFGTEKIQELRPHYARTLDFWAQALRERRAEAIAIASEEVYERYLKYLTGCAANFRSGHIDVMQFTLVKEGAAR
- a CDS encoding sigma-70 family RNA polymerase sigma factor, whose amino-acid sequence is MCTDDGLAAVLTADRALLHWRAVQALGDRGLAEHAVQETLLRAWRSCARFDEDRGALRTWLLAIHRNVVVDMSRARAARPGDSGWDELGELVDSRHAHPDFSDGLVDGMLVAQLLALLPASQRAAVTEVILRDRAYQEVADEFGVPVGTVKTRVHYALRSLRKLPQCA